The Bos mutus isolate GX-2022 chromosome 12, NWIPB_WYAK_1.1, whole genome shotgun sequence genomic interval TGGAGGGAAAGTAACTTTTGTGGGCCAAGTTTCATCACTGCAGTGTACAGATAACATGGATTTTTATCAGTAGTTGTTTTACATCAGGAATTTTGTTGACAAAGAACAATGCTAATTGCAATAAAACCACCACCTTGAAATATCACCATACATGACTCAAGCATTCCTGACAGTTGGTTCTTTGCATGTATGCACTTAAATCATATAGTCACCTATTAGGCAAATAATTTAATGACAGAACTCAAGAATTTCTTTAAACACAGTATTTCAAGCTACTATATTTTTGTCTGGAGTACACACCTGAAATGGTACAAATTGTACCTAAATACTGAACCATGAGTTAAGCGAATAGAATGAAACAAACAATAACACAATTCTGACTTAAGTTCCCAATCCTTACTCCCATTCACTCTTAACTTGCCTCAGACGGTTTCTGTTGAAGAAATTCAGTTACATCTTTGCAGGACAACACCAGTAGTAGTATTGCCAGTGGGCTCTGGAGGAAGCCTCTTCCTGGGGGAACCAGTCCCGTTTGTTATTTTGGCTTCAGTCCAGCCTGTCTAGATGAAGCACTACTCGGTAGCTACTGACCATTTAAACATGGAGAAAAGGTAGGTAGAAAAATGCTTTTCAAGAAAAGGCAAATGCTTTTCAAGACCAGGCATAACACGAACCCATTGGGCACAACGCTGAGCATCCTGCCTTCCTGACCTCCTGGCTTCTGGCAGGTGGCTAGAGTCACCACGAGGCTTCAGGGAGAACAAAAAGCTTGCAGAAACTAGAGGTTTCGCCAGGGACAGACATACGGCTGAGGACTGTTACTAACAACACATCAGCCGCTGAGGCCGATTAAGACCTTTTTATCAGAGCCCTGGGTGGTCCTGGGACCGGGACGGTGCAACTCCCTTACACCAGAGGACAGAGAATAGCTGACCCTCCCACGTCTGTAGAAACCCAAAAAACTAGGGTTTGTGAGTAGTGCAGACAAACGGCATAGTTTAATAAAATGACTTGTTTCATTGATCAAGTCACAGCCGAGACCACGTCGCTGAAATTCACGACGGCCAGAGGCCCAAGTCAAAAGGCTCTCATGCTGGAAAAGCCCGACCAGGAGTGAGGGATCCTGAGACAAAAATTCAGCCCAGCTCACCTAACACCCCTACGGAGAGGGCAAGTCCTAAGAATGTTTGAGAGGAGAGCGCTTCGCCCAGGAGCATCCTATTCCCAGATGCAGAGCCAGGGAGGGCCTCTCTGGGCTTCCGCAGTCGGCTCCCTGGAAGGGCTTCTGATTGGCGGAGGCAAAGGAGGGCGTGGCCCCAAACGGATAGAGAGTCCAATAGAATCCCTGGAACCCCACCCAGGCCAGGacccagagacagaaagcagctcAGGGAAGCTGTCAGCCACCAGCTTCACCGAGCACCACGGCCGCCGCCGTCGTCCCCTCAGCCCCTTCCTCTAGCTCAAGCCCAGCAGAGGGGAGTCCCTTgcgagagaagggaggagaagccggccctgggctgcttctCAAAGGCTCTGGGCCACACCTAGCCCTATGTCAGGGCGCAGAATGTGGTCCTACCTGGAAGATGATTGGCACTGTTTCCACAGAGGAGCATCCTAGGAGAATCCAGCATGCTTCCTCTGAAACGTCAGTCGACAACGTGAAAGCCACACCAGTATGAGGGtactttctcctttttaaaaatctagaaggaCATCTTAAGTTTTCAAGCACCACAGGAAAACGTTTTAAAAACTGTACCCACTTAGTATTGTGTACGTGCTacgcagattttttttttttaaagagacccTACATCTAGAATGGATTACGCATTTATAACCATCCTCATGAAACATGGTtacctcaggttttttttttttttttctgatgtgatCTGAGATAAAACATGGGAACTACACTGTGCTTCACTCACAACTCATAACCATCTAAACTGCATGGACACATACAGGTTTATGCAAAAGCCCTTGATATAGTTCTACTCAGCCCTCCAGAATAGGTATATCTCAGACCAGCAGCCCACCTACCCTGCATGTCCCACCATGGACAAGAGCAGCAACTTTTCTATTTCAATACAATTATGGGCAGAAATTATACGCTATAAAATAGAGGCTCTTCTATAAAGTTTAAGGTAGAAGaatggaagacaaaaaaaaaaatagtaatttgcATGAAATCAAAATAACTCCACATTGGTCTTGTACTCTTTGAAACCCTGAGATGAACTGCAGTCCTCAAATGCCTGCACTTGGATCGAGGTTCACTGCAACACTTCAGTATGCTTCAAACTGGTTCATCATCAACTTCCTGCTGTATTCATAGGCCAAGAAGAGAGCCCCATTGGCAGGGAACGCGCGAATCAAGGTAGGTTTCAGTCCAGAATATAAGGCCGGTACTCCTAGAAGACAAAAGGGTGATCAAAGACTGAGATCTTTCCCCCCTCTTCTTGCAGATATCCCACCAACCCGCACAGCATGGATATTTTTACACTTACAAATCCAGACAATAGAGCTAAAACCCAACAGTTATGGAGCAGGTTTCTCTGGGCTAATGGAACCAAACAGTCTAGTGGAAACAAGGGCAAGGGCAGGTCTCCCAGTAAAGCTGGCGAACATTCACCAATCCGGTGCCTGTTAACTCCTAGTAGATGGATGTGGCAAAGCGGGGCCACATGGGCCGACAGAAGGCAACCAGAGTCACAGATGGCAGCGGCTCTGCAGCTTCACGTGGGGGCAAGGACCATGAGGCAGTGGGCCAGGAGCAAGAACGTGGATGAGGTCAGAAATCTGACCAGTATCAGGTTTCTAGTGTCAGTACTGCCCAAGGCGGTTCTGAAGATCCAATCAGATAAAGGAGGTGTGAGTACTTTGTAAAACTATGAAGTGTAATGCAAATTGAAAAGGGGTtactggggactttcctggtggtctagtggctaagactcctcgctCCCATTAGCacggggcccaggtttgatccctggtcagagaactagatcccacatgccgcaactaaagattctgcatgtcgCAATGAAGATTgaggatctcacatgctgcaactgagacctggtgcagccaaataaaaaaaccAACGGGGTTACTATTAGTAATAGACGTCTTGTGCTCTATCTGGGGTTAAATCAGTTTCTGCATCTTTACCATGCTCGCTCTCAAGAGACGTGCATGTGCCAAGTTTTAAGATGCACAGTGAATGCTAGAAGGACAGGTCTTTACTCACTAGTAGCATAAAATCGACTTTACACAACCGctactttaaaaagtctttatccTCCTGTATAACCAAAACCTGATAGCAAATAACCTTCCGAAACGGCTTAGTGCCTTTCTCATTCCAGAAGTCTTAGCATTAAGGATGCACACTGTTTGAAATGTCTTAGCAATTCCATTAGAGCTCAGCTTCTGATAATATTGCTTAAAACAAGTGGTGCTAACTTCGAAACATCCGTCCTCTTAGACAAaagtatatactttaaaaattccctCCAcgctattcagaaaaaaaatcctgGCCTAGAGGTTAGAAGTCAGGAACTTTAAACATTCTTGAGAATAATGAAAGAACCTAAAGAAAGGGGTTTGAAAACAAATCCACAAGTGTGGGTTATATACACAGTTAGAAAAGGTTATGAGGTGGGGGAAATAGAGCCATTATCCGTGTGATCAACCTCAACAAGACTAGCAGCGAAATGACCGCTCTCTGTACACAGCACCTCTGGTTCGGCCAATGGCAGACTCACCTTCATTTTTCACGATGCTTATAAAGGTTCCGATAAATCCCGCCTGTTTTCCAGACATGGAAAGAACTTGAATCCTAGATTTGATACAATCCACTGGGTAAACAGCAAGCCACAGGCAGATTCCACCAAATCCACCACTTAACATCAAAGGGACAGGGCCTAGAGGAGAAAATGCGCAAATGGTATTTTGTCTAAAGCACAGGTGATGTGACATTTCCAGAGGTCAGTGCAGCAGTGACGGCAGGTGGGTGCAGTTACCAACACGGAAGCTGCGGAGCACAGTTCTCTGGGGCACAGTTCTCTAAGGACACAGGGTCCTTGTGACAGCCTGGGGGCATCCCTCATGATGCCAGGACCAGGGGCAGCTCCAGTGAGGGTCAGATTTACGCTGGTCACTGTGGCCCTCCTGCCCTGTCCTCCAGAGGCCTGCCCCCAACCCGCCGCCAGAACCAGCAGGCATCAGCAGCATGGCAACACCCTGCCACGAGGAGTAAGAACAGAGGCCACGGAAACACAGGCTGCATCTTTTTTCAACTTTCTctaaagtattttaatatattaatacccTACAGCCCTGATTCTCCCTTTACTGTGAAAATCTAAAGTTATCTTATTAAACATGACAGTTGAGCCTGGGAGCACGACGATCCTCAGAACAGATCCAAAACACTGAATGGaggtgtttaagaaaaaaaaatgtaatcacCCACGAGCCAAGCGTTAGGTCAAGCCACTAATGAGGATAAACGAGAAGGAAGGATCCTTCTCATTGCTCTCAAAATATTATCTagcaaggggacttccctggtggtgtggtggttaagatttcacctccCGTTGCAGAGgggcatggctttgatccctggtcagaaagataagatcccacaggctgcacagccaaaaaaacccaaaacacaaaacaagcaatgttgtaacaaattcaatacagactaaaaaaaaaaatggtccacatccaaaaaaatctttgggggaaaaaaaaaacactatcaaGATTTATTACTAAGTTTAAGCTTATTCAGAGATTCTTTACAGGTGATTTCCCCCAGGAAAAATGATGTCTGCAATCTTCCTTAAAATGGACCTGGAGATAATGCACAAATGGTATTCCAGTAAAATAAGTTTGGGAAGTCTTGCTCTAGTCCCTGCCTTGAGGAAATTACCTAGGTGGGAGGAAGGTGCTAGCTACCACCTGCCACCACGGTTACTCCCTGGCATCCAGAGGGGCCGAGGGCCAGGTGGACCCGTCACAAGGGGGCGCCGTGCACAGATTCCATAgcaaccaccaccacctggatactttggccacctgatgtgaagagctgactcatttgaaaagaccctgatgctaggaaagattgagggcaggaggagacggggatgacagaggatgagatggttgcatggcatcaccgacttgatggacatgggtttgggtggactccgggagttggtgatggacagggaggcctggcgtgctgtggttcatggggtcgcaaagagtcggacacgactaagcgactgaactgaactgaaccaccaccaGGAAGCCAACGCTTCAAACCCACCTGTGGTCCTCACCAACAGGCTTACCTAATTCGTCTTTCGATCTCCCCGAGGCAAAAAATGACCGGCTTAGTTCATAGCCACCAAAAAAGAAGAAGTAGCCTGGTACTTCTCGAAGTAAAGTACTTGAGAGTCCATGGTAGAAGCCCAAGGGGCCGTCCTTCCTAAAGACAGTCTTCACGACAGACCAGACTGTGCTGGGTGGAGACACAGGATGACAGACAGTTAGGACAACGTTCACACCCATCCCGTAGACCTGACGGGGCTCTGACCACCAAGCAGCTCGTTCTATAAACAGAGCTACCAGAGTTCCAGCCCTAAAAGGCTTCTGTGGGAAGGAAATCTCTCAGATACAATTATTTTATAACAAGTTTATTTCATCACTTGAGCTAGTCCATgtaaagatattttattaaaacgAATGCATACATTTCTAGAAATCATTATCAAAGATCTAAGAGAGTTAATTACACCCATTTTTTCAATAGTGAGTAAGTGAAACTACAATGAGATTGTCCAAACTCAGTGAGAATAAAATGGCATTGTTCTTGCCCAGTCCCCTTACCGCTCTCGATTTCTATCTCCTCAGCCTTTCTTTTGAGATGATCTATTTTGAGTGAACTGATTGTTCAggtgtttggggttttgttttgcttccatCCAGGGAAGTGAGTAAGGAGCCTTACATGTTACTTAAAGGCAAGAACAAAAGAAATTCCAAGAGCCAAACTATGTCAGGCTAGACGCACCCAGGATTCAGTTCTTACAGAGGCAGGTGTGTTAGAATTTTTTACCTGAAGCAGATCAGAGCCTGAGGCAGCCAGAACATGGCACACTCTGTGCAGGCTCTTCTTCCTGATGgtgtcaggggtgggggtgggcaggcctGTTCCCGATAGCACCAGAAACCAAGCCTGTCAGCTTGGCAGCCCCTCACTCCTCACTGTGTTCTCAACAGGTGACCTGGCTTGGACCAGAGAGGGATCAGGCCCCAGGTAACAAAGGCCACCTGCTCTTATCGATGATCTGCCTTCCCAGGCATTATCCAGTAGCCAGTCCCTGCTGCAGTGCCCTCTCCTTCTACATTGAAGAAGTAATGTAAtccagggtttccctgatggctcagcaggtaaagaacccggctgccaatgcaggaaacacaggagatgcaggtttgatccctgggtggggaagatcccctggagaagggcatggcagcccattccagtgttcttgtctggagaatcccatggacagaggagcctggcaggctacagtccatagggtcgcaagtggttggacatgattgagtgactgatgcatgcacgcACAAAGTAATTCAACTCAACAGTTA includes:
- the SLC25A15 gene encoding mitochondrial ornithine transporter 1 isoform X2: MKSNPAIQAAIDLTAGAAGGTACVLTGQPFDTMKVKMQTFPDLYRGLTDCCLKTYSQVGFRGFYKGTSPALIANIAENSVLFMCYGFCQQVVRKVVGLDRQAKLSTVWSVVKTVFRKDGPLGFYHGLSSTLLREVPGYFFFFGGYELSRSFFASGRSKDELGPVPLMLSGGFGGICLWLAVYPVDCIKSRIQVLSMSGKQAGFIGTFISIVKNEGVPALYSGLKPTLIRAFPANGALFLAYEYSRKLMMNQFEAY
- the SLC25A15 gene encoding mitochondrial ornithine transporter 1 isoform X1 gives rise to the protein MKSNPAIQAAIDLTAGAAGGTACVLTGQPFDTMKVKMQTFPDLYRGLTDCCLKTYSQVGFRGFYKGTSPALIANIAENSVLFMCYGFCQQVVRKVVGLDRQAKLSDLQNAAAGSFASAFAALVLCPTELVKCRLQTMYEMETSGKIAKSQNTVWSVVKTVFRKDGPLGFYHGLSSTLLREVPGYFFFFGGYELSRSFFASGRSKDELGPVPLMLSGGFGGICLWLAVYPVDCIKSRIQVLSMSGKQAGFIGTFISIVKNEGVPALYSGLKPTLIRAFPANGALFLAYEYSRKLMMNQFEAY